The Garra rufa chromosome 8, GarRuf1.0, whole genome shotgun sequence genome has a segment encoding these proteins:
- the serhl gene encoding serine hydrolase-like protein, translated as MTVPWGEMRGQVWGPSHGRPVLCLHGWADNSGTFNTLIPLLPKDWRLVAIDFPGHGLSSHRPDGCFYTFPLYVADVRRVVEALEWKRFSIIGHSMGGNVAGIFSALYPEMVDSVVLLDTYGFLPTEVTDMFKNMRKGINDQIQYDNRTDERKERVYTYEKAKERLKAANPSLSDQSADILLERAVREVEGGFVFTRDFRINLRNIVNSNMDQCLHMLSQVKARVMLLL; from the exons ATGACTGTCCCATGGGGAGAAATGAGAGGTCAAGTTTGGGGTCCTTCTCATGGTCGTCCTGTGCTGTGCTTGCACGGTTGGGCTGACAACAGTGGGACGTTCAATACCCTGATTCCACTGCTTCCTAAAG ACTGGAGATTGGTAGCCATTGATTTTCCAGGACATGGTCTCTCATCTCACAGGCCTGATGGATGCTTTTACACCTTCCCTTTGTATGTGGCAGATGTCCGGCGAGTTGTAGAAG CTCTTGAGTGGAAGCGATTCTCTATCATTGGACATAGTATGG gtGGGAATGTGGCAGGAATA TTTAGTGCCTTGTATCCAGAGATGGTTGACAGCGTAGTTCTCTTGGATACTTATGGATTCCTCCCAACAGAAGTG ACTGACATGTTTAAAAACATGAGGAAAGGGATAAATGATCAAATCCAGTATGACAACAGGACGGATGAGAGGAAAGAGAGAGTGTACACATATGAAAAAGCCAAAGAAAG GTTGAAGGCTGCAAACCCATCCCTTTCTGATCAATCTGCAGACATTCTGTTAGAGCGAGCGGTCAGAGAAGTTGAGGGAG GATTTGTGTTCACCAGAGATTTCAGGATCAACCTG AGAAACATTGTGAATAGTAATATGGATCAGTGCCTCCACATGTTGTCACAAGTTAAAGCCAGAGTGATGCTACTGCT